ATCGGATGTTCATCCAGCCGCGGTGAAAGGCGGCGGACACGCTTCCGGTCGTTGCAGGCGTTCCGTGCAGGAGCCGCACTTCCGATTCGAGTTCGGATGCAAACTGCGCGCGTTGCACCGAACTGTTGCCGAAGAGTGTTTTGAGCCCCGCATCGTTCACGTGTTCTGCGGCCGTTTGAAATCCGCTCTCTCCGTCACGGCAGGTCTGGATGAGGTCGTTCAGACACTCTATTAACTCCTCACGATTCACAGCCATGATTTACCCCCCGCTCGTTGTTGCCGCAATCGCGCTGCCACTCTTCCGAAATCCATTACCATTAGCGGGTGGCAAGAGTCTGGGAGCAGATGGTCCGCGGCCTTGGCGCCGTTACAGTTATTGCTTTTCTCCTCGTTTCGCTGACCCCCGCGAGTAATATCGCCGGGCATAGGCTGGCTGTCACGTCCGAGCCTCCACAGCAGGCTGATGCGATCGTCGTTCTTGGCTCAGGGCTTATGCCTGGAGGCGTTTTGAATGAAGAGTCGATGCGGCGGGTGATTAAAGGTATCGAGCTCTTTAAAAAGGGGATGGCGCCGCTTCTGGTGGTGTCCGGGACCGGACGTTTTGAGTCTCCGGCTCCAAGTGAAGCAGCGGTCAGGGCAAAACTCGCCGAAGAGATGGGAATTCCGCCCGCCGCAATCCTGAAAGAAGAAACGGCAAACACAACCCACGAGGAATCTATTCACATTTCCAGCACCCTCCGGGGCCGGAATGCCGCCCGGATTTTACTTGTCACGGAATCCCTTCACATGCGGCGAGCAAGCCAGGTGTTCGAGCGCGCCGGCCTGCAGGTGCAGCCCGCGGCCTCAGCCGACTACCCCGCGATCGTGAGATCGCCCGGCGACAGGCTGTGGCTGGCGATGCGGATTGCACAGGAAAGTATTGCCCTGATTTACTACCGCCTCGCCGGATATATCTGAGGGGCCAATGGGTCTACTTCAACTGATTTTTGTCCTGGGTCTGGTGGTTATTACTACCGTGGCGGCCTGCGCGGCGGCGAAGATGATCCGCCGCGGCCCCGCTGGATCGATAGTTCAGGCCATTGGCGCCTTGCTGGATTGGGCGGGGATGTTCGTCCTGTTCTGCGCGGCAAATCTGACGCTGGGCGTTGCGGCCATCCTGCTGGTCCGGAGTCTGACCACTCGTTTCATAACCCTTTACGGGCTCGAAAGCCTTCTGCTGATTGTGCTATCCGGGGCACAGGCCTTTGTTTTTCAGATGTGGTGGAAACGGGACTGAGGCCCGCCAACGTATTTAGCCCCACTTACGGACGCTGGCACGATTCCTGCAGGTCTTATTTACAAGCCATTCGACATTCTTAAAGGGAGAAATAGCATGAATCGAACGCAGAAGATTTGTCTGTCATTGGTCTGCGCTCTAGCGCTTCTTGTCCTGCCGTTGTCGTTTTCCGCATGGGCACAGTCGACCTCTCAGTCGCCCGCGACCCAGCAGGATCAAAACAACAATAATGCCGTGAATCCGAATCCGGAGACGGACAACCAGAATCAGGGCCTGAACCAGAACAACCCGGACAATTCAAATCTGAACAACAAGGCGGATCAGGATAAGAGCAGCACCCAATCCGATCAAAACGTGACGCGTGAAAAGCCGTCGCCTTCGACGGAAGCGAGTCCGAGCACGACGCCGAGCCAGAACCTAAACAACAACCAGACCTCGGCTCCGAACAACAATAGCAAGGACAACTCCCAGAGCACGACGACCCAGAAGGACACCAGCTCTACGAGCACGTCTTCTTCGACCACGTCGGATCAAAATGCGGCCAATAATGAAAATCTTCCCCGGACCGCAGGTGAGCTGCCTCTGATCGCGCTCATCGGACTTCTTTCCCTCGGCGCAGCCGCGGGAACCAAGGTCCTGAGCAGGGCTAAATCGCGGTAAGAAAACACCTTAGCCGCAAAAGGCACATGGGGAAATGGCGCCCGCCGCCGTTTCCCCTCTTTTTTCGGCCAAAGAGTTGTTGACACTCCGTCCGTTAGTCTGTTACAAAATTGTCGCTGCTGCACAGAGCTGTGCGGCGAAAATTCTGAAGACGACGACGTCCCAGTTGTGTACCGAAGTTTGGTGCAGACTGGGATTTTTTTTTGCACTTAGAGAAGAAAGGCGGGTTACTACCGTGAAGAGTTCCAAAGTCCTTTTGGGATTGTTCGTTGCGCTTTTGTTT
This DNA window, taken from Terriglobia bacterium, encodes the following:
- a CDS encoding YdcF family protein, with the protein product MARVWEQMVRGLGAVTVIAFLLVSLTPASNIAGHRLAVTSEPPQQADAIVVLGSGLMPGGVLNEESMRRVIKGIELFKKGMAPLLVVSGTGRFESPAPSEAAVRAKLAEEMGIPPAAILKEETANTTHEESIHISSTLRGRNAARILLVTESLHMRRASQVFERAGLQVQPAASADYPAIVRSPGDRLWLAMRIAQESIALIYYRLAGYI
- a CDS encoding PA2169 family four-helix-bundle protein; protein product: MAVNREELIECLNDLIQTCRDGESGFQTAAEHVNDAGLKTLFGNSSVQRAQFASELESEVRLLHGTPATTGSVSAAFHRGWMNIRSIVTRGTDDAIIAECERGEDAALENYQRVMKQNLPPNVLPVAKHQFTEIKRSHERIRELKRKEAA